One Candidatus Kapaibacterium sp. genomic window carries:
- a CDS encoding T9SS type A sorting domain-containing protein translates to MYQLLRYAVSKVIPKCLGGLLVAMVMLTAATELTAQDYEFTLNQRRMGDTIGVEIWVKSANSSVANLGDMSISVLYNNLFLQPAAAVSGSNPSNTTDSIHYDMDLANPYITISSPYANALYGFDNLTAQAADGNNGSGHIYVYQLDVKTTPGTPAGFQPATTGKGTYVGMLKFKIINHSTIFENSLTGIAFNPNSWLAALAITDISGNNQTNNSTFTNQGDFTVRGITLLNPNYPNQAVNRYPDAGYPALGGNLGYPIYFERSGLNHPDTTNYGSNGFAYQLSYSLDNGSNYTEFGRVAEHNAAVVANDELYASGEIDSIGQYYITKPNGTVLTLGYSGVLRTVWEASENFQYRSEQAMMRIRQIAMTGTGANIALRSAYSLDSLTRWDVSNAAFVLGRLFFVQLDGTSGYFKTARTFSNATRVTVEAWVNLNSIQAGGSPAVVASSAGSVSPEEGAWMLYLHEGMYPAFRAREIEGRGTDGFIGTIISPDALGVSSDEFPLTPAHASNWVHLAGVVEDNKVRLYVNGEEVGRYTNTNAVNIRMLTTNHPIWVGVNPNLGIEANDYLHAGIKEVKVWRNALSQEQIRTHASGVYMPTDTTVGDERTTLELYYPLQGSNSDRATAFYFQNSITEFNFHNSSSPSASIVNELINYRPDRSHIRLTTPIGGEGVSNLMDRTFDVRWVAYGLGSIAPGSEDLMIQVSRDGGLTWFDAIDNDSPAMPLDIVEVEAGQATWEPYNNATFTGQDDDLQGVIDLAGNYSKSVKLRISGTEDRNQNDIYDESGLFTVAPNFAFTNLGTAKVRVPENTTLNLTNSNYMIEAWIRPYRFPTVEEGSFPIVSKKSDDGSDLDYALRLLPTGQLQLELSSTTNEASRIATSSAHPDSLITIPNVVEYDTAWTHVGVYVQLSGTSSVIFYIDGTPQWTGDLTDQLGTGITVDVQSTNPAFLGYEPTGADEGITFIGDIKEIRFWNGYPGGQNDAGNAPNSNLTKFIQGALTVRADELGTFAGVDYTENLVAAYILNGGSYVNNGIMRTVAAYPSNADINANISGSGYYYSATKPYLKVITPTYKQRVQNSSENLKVRWVGFDYNRNNLVTFRTGAGGANEADLEYSIEGGGGVIIQHYQFVASEAYNPIYTNAMSIPVNQNTYEFPGTANKSQYASILNVSVADPDLNDDETFDDQGPIAAANTNARLRLTGRSTINGFMVEYINGTAGNDGYMPTLRPESALFTITPQSNFTIRTVLEGYHDGITNGILSNLGTTSWEFNDNGLRIDLFENNSNSPGVYVASAVSENAYLNNTTAFATANRDNGDNTFANVPFVFDELLDGRYFVKVSHINHLSAMSRFAAPFAFSGDDNSTWEVESGWDFQNWDGDKDNVLSSTDAATEPPTIGAAYTARGNSETDINISAYATTALIFNEGQGGGSTPGNRLAAMVGGDVYRDGRINALDRAKVVADNGLVVAASDVTGDGAVNAADRQIVYRNNGKEEDPSMPVPADLPGSVKTDEMDIHTAVIAGNTMNFSELAQMFVDSEKNPSTSKQMNSNFANKDANIFLSGAISYDITALPKLNNQYVDIAIYAKNTGGDFGLGNSTLGVKFENSKLKFLELINTENVIYSDRQDLGYFPTFSSPSLTAKNPIADVRCLDINFDNYKPANKPGLGLPKSDTYLGTLRFQRLSMNDSYFFDWHNITVVFTVDGREVTAEGNFKPILPILIDKPVTLLYPNGGENLAAGRPYVITWTEPTFEVPVHVDFSANNGTTWSRVTSAPISLAKTSYNWLTPKINSNNCLISLVNAETGSMIDRSDAVFSLATAPAIITRPASTDAVYKGGSNGTIQWEIDDNILVRFEFSENGTSNWTSVTPSVSSRNSQTPWILPMVNTKRAVVRMVDVATGEVLATSQQFRILTGSVTITSPRVGEKLPAGFMKPVRWVYDNVNQFDLQLSIDGGNTWSFIGNDVKAVAKMMEWVAPNVNTKNAHIRAIYNGDGDLEYSRTPAFEIMGATDVENASNYGLSISTITPNPFNSQSHVTFTIANDMSVSVELYNAAGMKIMTVMNNEYLIKGTNVAVIDGEGLSSGMYFVRINANGLSVVREIVYIK, encoded by the coding sequence ATGTATCAATTACTTAGATATGCTGTAAGTAAAGTGATTCCCAAGTGTTTGGGAGGACTCTTGGTGGCAATGGTAATGCTTACCGCCGCTACGGAATTGACAGCACAGGATTACGAGTTTACTCTGAATCAACGTCGTATGGGTGATACCATCGGTGTCGAAATATGGGTGAAATCTGCAAATTCAAGTGTCGCAAATTTGGGCGATATGTCAATTTCGGTTTTATATAACAACCTATTTTTACAACCCGCTGCTGCTGTAAGTGGTTCAAATCCTTCGAACACAACAGACTCCATTCATTATGATATGGATTTGGCAAACCCTTATATTACAATTTCTTCGCCTTATGCTAATGCTCTTTACGGCTTTGATAATTTAACAGCTCAGGCTGCTGACGGTAACAACGGTTCAGGACACATCTATGTTTACCAACTTGATGTAAAAACTACTCCCGGTACGCCTGCAGGTTTCCAACCGGCTACTACAGGTAAAGGAACTTATGTCGGCATGTTGAAATTTAAAATTATCAACCATTCCACTATTTTCGAAAATTCTTTGACAGGTATTGCTTTCAACCCGAACTCTTGGTTGGCAGCATTGGCTATCACTGACATTAGCGGCAATAATCAAACTAATAATTCTACATTTACAAATCAAGGTGATTTTACTGTTCGTGGTATTACATTGTTGAACCCGAACTACCCGAATCAAGCTGTAAATCGCTATCCAGATGCAGGTTATCCGGCATTGGGCGGTAATTTAGGTTATCCGATTTATTTCGAACGTTCAGGTTTGAATCATCCTGATACTACAAATTATGGTAGCAACGGATTTGCTTATCAATTATCATATTCATTAGATAATGGTTCGAATTACACTGAATTTGGTAGAGTAGCAGAACACAATGCCGCAGTCGTTGCAAATGACGAACTTTACGCATCCGGTGAAATTGATTCAATCGGTCAATATTATATTACTAAACCTAATGGCACTGTTCTTACTTTAGGTTACAGTGGTGTTTTGCGCACTGTTTGGGAAGCAAGCGAAAATTTCCAATATCGTTCAGAACAAGCAATGATGCGAATTCGCCAAATTGCAATGACAGGTACAGGTGCTAATATCGCATTACGTAGTGCATATTCACTCGATTCTCTTACTCGTTGGGATGTCAGTAATGCTGCTTTCGTATTGGGTCGTTTGTTCTTCGTCCAATTAGACGGAACCAGCGGTTACTTCAAAACTGCACGTACATTCAGCAATGCAACTCGCGTTACTGTCGAAGCTTGGGTTAATCTTAATTCAATTCAAGCCGGTGGTTCACCTGCTGTAGTGGCATCATCTGCTGGTAGCGTTTCTCCGGAAGAAGGTGCATGGATGCTTTACTTGCACGAAGGTATGTATCCTGCATTCAGAGCTCGCGAAATTGAAGGACGCGGAACTGACGGCTTTATCGGTACTATTATATCTCCTGACGCTCTTGGCGTATCAAGTGATGAATTCCCATTAACTCCTGCTCATGCTTCCAATTGGGTACATCTTGCGGGCGTTGTTGAAGATAATAAAGTTAGACTTTATGTCAATGGCGAAGAAGTTGGTCGTTATACAAATACTAATGCTGTAAATATCAGAATGTTGACAACGAATCATCCGATTTGGGTCGGCGTTAATCCTAATTTAGGTATTGAAGCAAATGATTATTTGCACGCAGGTATAAAAGAAGTCAAAGTTTGGCGTAATGCGCTAAGCCAAGAACAAATCCGTACTCATGCATCAGGCGTTTATATGCCAACTGATACAACAGTAGGCGACGAAAGAACCACTTTAGAGTTATATTATCCTCTTCAAGGTTCGAATTCAGACCGTGCTACTGCATTCTATTTCCAAAATAGCATCACTGAATTTAATTTTCACAACAGTTCATCTCCATCAGCTTCTATAGTTAATGAATTGATTAATTATCGTCCTGACCGCTCACACATCAGATTGACAACTCCTATTGGTGGCGAAGGCGTCAGCAACTTAATGGACAGAACTTTTGATGTTCGTTGGGTAGCTTATGGATTGGGTAGCATAGCTCCCGGTTCGGAAGATTTAATGATTCAAGTAAGTCGCGATGGTGGTTTGACTTGGTTTGATGCAATTGACAACGATTCTCCTGCTATGCCTTTGGATATAGTCGAAGTAGAAGCAGGTCAAGCAACTTGGGAACCATACAATAATGCTACATTTACCGGTCAAGATGATGACTTGCAAGGCGTAATAGACTTGGCAGGTAATTACTCTAAGAGCGTAAAATTGCGCATTAGTGGTACCGAAGACCGCAACCAAAATGACATTTATGACGAGTCAGGTTTGTTTACTGTAGCTCCGAATTTCGCGTTTACAAACTTGGGAACAGCGAAAGTCAGAGTGCCAGAGAACACTACTTTGAATTTGACTAACTCAAATTATATGATAGAAGCATGGATTCGTCCGTATAGATTCCCAACTGTAGAAGAAGGTTCTTTCCCGATTGTAAGCAAAAAATCTGACGATGGCAGCGATTTAGATTATGCCTTGAGATTATTGCCTACAGGACAATTGCAACTTGAATTATCATCTACAACAAATGAAGCCTCTAGAATTGCAACTTCAAGTGCTCATCCTGATTCATTGATTACAATTCCTAACGTTGTAGAATATGATACTGCTTGGACTCATGTTGGGGTTTATGTTCAATTAAGTGGAACAAGCTCGGTAATATTCTATATTGATGGCACTCCACAATGGACAGGCGACCTTACTGACCAATTAGGCACAGGAATTACTGTAGATGTACAAAGCACAAATCCTGCATTCTTAGGTTACGAACCTACAGGCGCTGATGAAGGCATTACATTTATTGGCGATATTAAAGAAATCAGATTCTGGAATGGTTATCCGGGCGGACAAAACGACGCCGGAAATGCTCCAAATTCTAATTTAACTAAATTCATCCAAGGTGCATTAACTGTAAGAGCTGACGAACTCGGTACTTTTGCAGGCGTAGATTACACTGAAAATTTGGTTGCTGCTTATATTTTGAACGGCGGAAGTTATGTAAACAACGGTATTATGCGTACTGTTGCTGCTTATCCTTCAAATGCTGATATAAACGCAAATATTAGTGGTAGCGGTTACTATTATTCAGCTACTAAACCATATTTGAAAGTTATTACTCCAACTTACAAGCAAAGAGTTCAAAATTCTTCAGAAAATTTGAAAGTACGTTGGGTAGGCTTTGACTATAACAGAAACAATCTTGTAACATTCAGAACAGGTGCCGGTGGTGCTAACGAAGCTGACCTCGAATATTCAATTGAAGGCGGCGGCGGTGTCATTATCCAACATTATCAATTCGTGGCAAGTGAAGCTTACAATCCGATTTACACAAACGCAATGTCTATTCCTGTAAATCAAAATACATACGAATTCCCGGGAACAGCGAACAAATCACAATACGCTTCAATATTAAATGTAAGCGTAGCTGACCCTGATTTGAACGATGATGAAACTTTCGATGACCAAGGTCCGATTGCAGCAGCTAATACTAATGCAAGATTGAGATTGACAGGAAGAAGCACTATTAACGGTTTCATGGTTGAGTACATCAATGGTACTGCCGGAAATGATGGTTATATGCCAACACTCAGACCCGAAAGTGCTTTATTCACTATCACTCCACAAAGTAACTTTACAATCAGAACTGTACTCGAAGGCTATCATGATGGTATAACTAATGGTATATTATCAAATTTGGGTACTACTTCTTGGGAATTTAATGATAATGGTTTGAGAATTGATTTATTCGAAAATAATTCAAATTCACCGGGTGTTTATGTTGCTTCCGCTGTCTCAGAAAATGCTTATCTAAATAATACTACAGCATTTGCTACTGCAAATAGAGATAACGGTGACAACACATTTGCAAATGTTCCATTTGTATTTGATGAATTGCTTGACGGACGTTATTTTGTAAAAGTCAGCCACATCAACCACTTATCTGCAATGTCGAGATTTGCTGCTCCTTTTGCATTCTCAGGTGATGATAACTCTACTTGGGAAGTAGAATCAGGCTGGGACTTCCAAAACTGGGATGGTGATAAAGACAATGTTCTAAGTTCGACTGATGCAGCTACAGAGCCTCCTACAATTGGAGCAGCTTATACTGCTCGCGGTAATTCTGAAACTGATATTAACATTAGTGCATATGCTACTACTGCTTTAATTTTCAACGAAGGTCAAGGCGGCGGTAGTACCCCGGGAAATAGATTAGCTGCTATGGTTGGTGGTGACGTTTATCGCGATGGTAGAATCAACGCGCTTGACCGTGCTAAAGTAGTTGCTGATAATGGTTTGGTGGTCGCAGCTTCAGACGTAACCGGTGACGGTGCCGTTAATGCTGCTGACAGACAAATCGTATATCGTAACAACGGTAAGGAAGAAGACCCATCAATGCCTGTGCCTGCTGATTTGCCGGGTTCAGTCAAAACTGACGAAATGGATATACATACTGCAGTTATTGCTGGCAACACTATGAATTTCAGCGAATTAGCACAAATGTTCGTAGATTCTGAAAAGAATCCTTCGACAAGTAAGCAAATGAATTCAAACTTTGCTAACAAAGATGCGAACATATTCTTATCAGGTGCTATCAGCTATGACATCACAGCATTGCCGAAACTCAACAATCAATATGTTGATATCGCAATTTATGCTAAAAACACTGGTGGTGACTTTGGTTTGGGTAACTCTACTTTGGGTGTTAAATTCGAGAATTCTAAATTGAAATTCCTCGAACTTATCAATACTGAAAACGTAATTTATAGTGACAGGCAAGATTTGGGTTATTTCCCAACCTTCTCCTCACCATCGTTGACAGCTAAAAACCCGATTGCCGATGTTCGTTGCTTGGATATCAACTTTGATAATTACAAACCAGCTAACAAACCGGGTCTTGGTTTACCAAAATCAGATACTTACTTGGGTACATTGAGATTCCAAAGATTAAGCATGAATGATTCATACTTCTTCGATTGGCACAACATTACAGTTGTCTTCACAGTAGACGGCAGAGAAGTTACCGCAGAAGGTAATTTCAAGCCAATTCTTCCAATTTTGATAGACAAACCTGTAACATTATTATACCCGAATGGTGGTGAAAACTTGGCTGCAGGTCGTCCATATGTTATTACTTGGACTGAACCTACGTTCGAAGTCCCTGTTCATGTCGATTTCTCAGCCAACAATGGCACAACATGGTCAAGAGTTACTTCGGCGCCGATTAGCCTTGCTAAAACTTCATATAATTGGTTGACTCCAAAAATTAACTCAAACAATTGCTTGATTTCACTTGTTAATGCCGAAACCGGCTCCATGATTGACAGAAGTGATGCAGTATTCTCATTGGCTACTGCTCCTGCTATCATTACTCGCCCAGCTTCAACTGATGCAGTTTACAAAGGTGGAAGTAATGGCACTATTCAATGGGAAATTGATGATAACATTCTCGTTCGCTTTGAATTCTCTGAAAACGGTACAAGCAATTGGACATCCGTAACACCTTCGGTTAGTTCGAGAAACTCACAAACACCTTGGATTTTACCGATGGTAAATACAAAACGTGCTGTTGTACGTATGGTTGATGTTGCAACTGGCGAAGTACTTGCTACATCGCAACAATTCAGAATACTCACAGGTTCGGTGACTATAACAAGCCCACGCGTTGGTGAAAAACTCCCAGCCGGTTTTATGAAGCCTGTTAGATGGGTTTACGACAATGTTAATCAATTTGACTTACAATTGAGTATTGACGGTGGAAACACATGGAGCTTCATTGGAAATGACGTCAAAGCTGTTGCTAAGATGATGGAATGGGTTGCTCCGAATGTTAATACTAAGAATGCTCACATTAGAGCGATTTATAATGGTGACGGCGACCTCGAATATAGCAGAACACCTGCATTCGAAATCATGGGTGCTACAGACGTTGAAAATGCCTCAAATTACGGCTTATCAATCTCTACAATCACTCCGAATCCATTTAACTCACAATCTCATGTTACATTTACAATTGCTAACGACATGAGCGTATCGGTCGAACTTTACAATGCCGCAGGCATGAAAATTATGACTGTGATGAACAACGAATACTTAATCAAAGGTACAAACGTAGCCGTCATAGATGGCGAAGGTTTGTCTTCCGGTATGTACTTCGTCCGAATCAACGCTAACGGTCTTAGCGTCGTACGCGAAATCGTTTACATCAAATAA
- a CDS encoding OprO/OprP family phosphate-selective porin — protein MRNLILVAFIFCYFIIANFTSFAQESSRSPASFDFNDSGLQFMTADSAQKVMMRFRMQNQITYNTISDEDFSAASTELAVRRLRLRFGGVLYKYLSFNIQLGFARRDFDLTDSDVPNIIRDAAVFWNFSPNAQIGIGQTKLPGNRQRVISSGDQQFADRSIVNSYFTLDRDFGIQAYYSTKIENIHFNFRGALSNGDGRYAPQLKGADYCYTGRVEVLPLGKFARGGDYFESDLVREPKPKLSLASTYSINEKTTRTRGQLGRQLLENRTISMLMADALLKYNGFAFYAEFAQRMCDDPFTGLDDGAQVYVYAGQGLLLQGSYIFENNLEIAARMAEVTPDKAIQEYKGAELQRHLTGCLTYYISNHRAKAQLEITHNTRENLVSDISKSNWIGRFNFELGI, from the coding sequence ATGAGAAATTTAATACTTGTTGCTTTCATATTTTGCTACTTTATTATAGCAAATTTCACTTCATTTGCCCAAGAATCTTCACGTTCTCCGGCGAGTTTTGACTTTAACGACAGCGGGCTTCAATTCATGACTGCCGATTCGGCTCAAAAAGTGATGATGAGATTCAGGATGCAAAATCAGATAACTTATAATACGATTTCTGATGAAGATTTCAGTGCGGCATCAACCGAGCTCGCTGTCAGACGTCTTCGACTAAGATTTGGCGGTGTCTTGTACAAATATTTGAGTTTTAATATCCAACTTGGATTTGCTCGCCGTGATTTTGATTTAACTGATTCAGACGTTCCCAATATTATCCGCGATGCAGCAGTATTTTGGAATTTCTCTCCAAATGCGCAAATCGGAATTGGTCAAACCAAACTTCCGGGCAACAGACAACGCGTAATTTCCTCCGGTGACCAACAGTTTGCCGATAGGTCAATTGTAAATAGCTATTTTACTCTTGATAGAGATTTCGGAATTCAAGCCTATTATTCTACAAAAATTGAAAATATACATTTTAATTTCCGAGGTGCTCTCTCTAATGGTGACGGCAGATATGCTCCACAACTTAAGGGTGCAGACTATTGTTACACCGGACGAGTTGAGGTATTACCTTTGGGCAAATTTGCTCGTGGTGGCGATTACTTCGAAAGTGATTTGGTTCGCGAACCTAAGCCGAAATTGTCGCTCGCTTCGACTTATTCAATCAACGAAAAAACGACTCGAACCCGTGGTCAATTAGGGCGTCAGCTTTTGGAAAATCGAACAATCAGCATGTTGATGGCAGATGCTTTGCTTAAATACAACGGATTTGCTTTTTACGCAGAGTTCGCTCAACGTATGTGTGACGACCCATTCACAGGGCTTGATGACGGAGCACAAGTATATGTTTATGCCGGACAAGGTCTATTGTTGCAAGGTTCGTACATTTTCGAGAACAATTTGGAAATTGCGGCTCGAATGGCAGAAGTCACTCCCGACAAAGCTATCCAAGAATATAAAGGTGCCGAATTACAGCGTCATCTGACCGGTTGCTTGACTTATTACATCAGCAACCACCGTGCAAAAGCACAACTCGAAATCACTCATAATACTCGTGAAAATTTGGTAAGCGATATTTCAAAAAGTAATTGGATAGGGCGATTTAATTTCGAGCTTGGCATTTGA
- a CDS encoding Gfo/Idh/MocA family oxidoreductase yields the protein MKNFAITGVAGFVAPRHLQAIQSTGNRLVAALDPHDSVGILDKYDFDVSFFTEFERFDRHLEKLRRYETDKKVDYLSVCSPNHLHDAHIRLALRVDADVICEKPLVLKPSNLDILSELESESGRRIYNVLQLRHHPAIIALKERIAADKSGKKHDVVLTYITSRGKWYHYSWKGDEERSGGVVTNIGIHFLDMLIWIFGPVMRNEVHIYDENKACGFTELQNANVRWYLSIAQEDLPTSISESGKPTYRSITVNGEELDFTEGFTDLHTELYHSILAGTGFGIEDSRPAIDLCWAVRHTRITMSPSYLHPQMMKGG from the coding sequence ATGAAGAATTTCGCAATTACAGGCGTCGCAGGTTTTGTGGCGCCACGACATTTGCAAGCTATACAAAGTACGGGCAATCGTTTAGTCGCCGCTTTAGACCCGCATGATTCTGTCGGAATATTGGACAAATACGATTTCGATGTATCATTTTTTACAGAATTCGAGAGATTCGACCGACATTTGGAAAAGCTTCGCCGATACGAAACCGACAAAAAAGTTGATTATCTGAGCGTTTGCTCGCCCAATCATTTGCACGATGCTCACATCAGACTTGCTCTGCGTGTGGATGCCGACGTAATTTGCGAAAAACCCTTGGTGCTCAAACCTTCTAATCTTGACATCTTGTCAGAATTGGAAAGCGAATCGGGGCGACGTATATATAATGTATTGCAATTAAGGCATCATCCCGCAATCATAGCACTAAAAGAAAGAATCGCTGCTGACAAATCCGGCAAAAAGCATGACGTAGTGTTGACTTATATCACTTCGCGCGGCAAATGGTATCATTATTCGTGGAAAGGCGATGAAGAGCGCTCCGGTGGAGTAGTCACCAACATCGGGATTCATTTCTTAGATATGCTAATTTGGATATTCGGTCCTGTCATGCGGAATGAAGTCCACATTTATGACGAAAACAAAGCGTGTGGCTTCACCGAATTGCAAAATGCAAACGTTCGCTGGTACTTGTCAATCGCCCAAGAAGATTTGCCCACCAGCATCTCCGAAAGTGGCAAGCCCACATATCGCTCAATTACAGTCAATGGCGAAGAGCTTGATTTCACCGAAGGCTTCACGGACCTCCATACCGAATTGTATCACTCAATACTCGCAGGAACGGGCTTCGGGATAGAAGACTCTCGCCCGGCAATAGATTTGTGTTGGGCAGTCCGACATACACGCATTACAATGTCGCCCTCGTATTTGCATCCGCAAATGATGAAGGGTGGTTAA